A stretch of Caenibius tardaugens NBRC 16725 DNA encodes these proteins:
- a CDS encoding GNAT family N-acetyltransferase → MFIRSERLFLRPAFPEDWKEIHAGICDESVVRMLASAPWPYREDDARAFVARPQHPLLPHCLITLPGDAGAPIIGAIGLERRQDGVELGYWLARRHWGRGYATEAGRALLASGRAVGHRLVHAAHALDNPASGRVLEKLGFRTTGEIRVRESAGRGGAAIATRRYLLDLGQAAGSDPEPQMPAAA, encoded by the coding sequence ATGTTTATTCGCAGCGAGCGGCTGTTCCTGCGCCCCGCCTTTCCGGAAGACTGGAAAGAAATCCACGCGGGCATCTGCGACGAATCCGTCGTGCGCATGCTGGCAAGCGCGCCCTGGCCCTATCGGGAAGACGATGCCCGGGCCTTTGTTGCCCGGCCTCAGCACCCCCTGCTGCCGCATTGCCTGATTACTTTGCCCGGAGATGCGGGTGCGCCGATCATCGGTGCGATCGGGCTCGAACGGCGCCAGGATGGCGTGGAACTGGGATACTGGCTGGCGCGGCGTCATTGGGGGCGCGGATATGCCACAGAAGCGGGGCGTGCCCTGCTGGCCAGCGGTCGGGCCGTGGGCCATCGGCTAGTTCATGCGGCCCATGCCCTGGATAACCCGGCGTCGGGCCGGGTGCTTGAAAAGCTGGGTTTCCGCACGACGGGTGAAATCCGGGTGCGGGAAAGTGCGGGCCGTGGCGGTGCCGCGATTGCAACCCGGCGTTATCTGCTGGACTTGGGGCAGGCAGCCGGGTCTGATCCCGAACCGCAAATGCCCGCCGCTGCCTGA
- a CDS encoding TetR/AcrR family transcriptional regulator has product MSTKKRFSTAEIRSVALQAAEAILIENGPQAVTLKAVAERIDRTHVNLLHHFGSATGLHEALAEYMAERHCTRIIQAITALNEGRCDVRQMVEELFDSNSEHGGMQLMTWLLLTGNQGKLDPVMQALKDHIDKLAESWGGGEHIVNLAIITHLFAMGDAVIGESITRTFAVPRDRPRDLLTKFVEDWLQATVGRTSGPMPPHAPPKVSLAAE; this is encoded by the coding sequence ATGTCAACAAAGAAGCGCTTCTCGACTGCCGAAATTCGTAGTGTAGCACTGCAGGCGGCTGAGGCCATTCTGATCGAAAACGGCCCTCAGGCCGTGACATTAAAGGCCGTTGCGGAGCGAATCGACCGCACCCATGTCAATCTTCTGCATCATTTCGGCTCTGCGACCGGCCTTCATGAGGCGCTGGCCGAATATATGGCGGAACGGCACTGCACGCGAATCATCCAGGCGATCACCGCCTTGAACGAAGGGCGCTGCGATGTTCGGCAAATGGTCGAGGAACTGTTCGATTCGAACAGTGAACACGGCGGGATGCAACTGATGACCTGGCTTTTGCTGACCGGCAATCAGGGCAAGCTCGATCCGGTCATGCAGGCCCTGAAGGATCATATCGACAAACTGGCGGAAAGCTGGGGGGGCGGTGAACATATCGTCAATCTGGCGATCATTACGCATCTGTTCGCGATGGGCGATGCCGTGATCGGCGAATCGATTACCCGCACTTTCGCAGTGCCCCGCGACCGGCCCCGGGATTTGCTGACGAAGTTCGTTGAGGACTGGCTGCAGGCAACTGTCGGCCGCACCAGCGGACCGATGCCGCCTCATGCGCCGCCGAAAGTGTCGCTGGCCGCAGAATAA
- a CDS encoding aminomethyltransferase, translating into MTATRLFSRALVRLSPQEPDENVVDFLQGLITNDVTGNFPVWAGLLSPQGKALFDFLVWPGVGDSLLLDCEAERADALVRRLSLYRLRRKIAIARVDDLGVHWRDHIGDGAATDPRLAALGERWIGPVSDSDAAADDAWLRHRLALGVTEGVAELGDGETLWLECNAAELNGVSFSKGCFIGQENTARMNWRQKVNRRLAVVPLDRSDPARQRIAYPQLQMAVDHLRIDDIDRAHAPHWLAEAIA; encoded by the coding sequence ATGACCGCCACCCGCCTGTTCAGCCGTGCGCTGGTGCGCCTTTCCCCGCAGGAACCCGACGAAAATGTCGTCGATTTCCTGCAAGGCCTGATCACCAACGATGTTACCGGCAATTTCCCGGTATGGGCCGGGCTGCTTTCGCCCCAGGGCAAGGCGCTGTTCGATTTTCTGGTGTGGCCGGGTGTCGGCGATTCTCTGCTGCTCGATTGCGAGGCGGAACGGGCCGATGCGCTGGTTAGGCGGCTTTCGCTCTATCGCCTGCGCCGCAAGATCGCGATTGCCCGGGTCGATGATCTCGGCGTGCATTGGCGCGATCATATCGGCGATGGCGCTGCGACCGATCCCCGACTCGCCGCTTTGGGGGAACGCTGGATCGGCCCTGTCAGCGATAGCGATGCGGCGGCTGATGACGCATGGCTGCGCCACCGGCTGGCGCTCGGCGTTACCGAAGGGGTTGCCGAACTGGGCGATGGCGAAACCCTCTGGCTCGAATGCAACGCGGCGGAACTCAACGGTGTCAGCTTCTCGAAGGGGTGTTTTATCGGTCAGGAAAACACCGCCCGGATGAACTGGCGGCAGAAGGTCAATCGCCGCCTGGCGGTCGTGCCGCTGGATCGTTCAGACCCGGCGCGGCAACGCATTGCCTATCCCCAACTGCAAATGGCGGTGGATCATCTCCGGATCGACGATATCGATCGGGCACATGCGCCCCATTGGCTGGCCGAAGCAATCGCCTGA
- a CDS encoding NAD(P)-dependent alcohol dehydrogenase, whose product MKTIGYAAQTSSSPLAPFAFERRDLRPGDVAMEILYCGVCHSDLHYCHDDWGNAQYPAVPGHEIVGRVIAVGPGVTRHAVGDHVAVGCLIDSCMDCDQCHKGEEQMCRNGATGTYGGHDPVFGTPTRGGYSKHIVVREEFVLRVPQGLDVARAAPLLCAGITSYSPLRRWNVQAGSRVGVIGLGGLGHMAVKLAAAMGAHVTVISRTDAKRADALALGAHALLVSGDTQAMRNAASTLDLIIDTVPVEHDAQPYLPLLDIDGTLVVVGQVGAVGTLNSIPLLFGRRRITGSPIGGIAETQEMLDFCAERGVLPDVEMISMDAINTAFDRLAVADVRYRFVIDMASLAAA is encoded by the coding sequence ATGAAAACTATCGGATACGCAGCACAGACAAGCAGCAGCCCCCTCGCCCCTTTCGCTTTCGAACGACGCGATCTGCGGCCCGGCGATGTGGCAATGGAAATCCTCTACTGCGGCGTCTGCCATTCCGATCTCCACTATTGTCACGACGACTGGGGCAATGCCCAATATCCGGCGGTACCCGGCCATGAAATTGTCGGCCGCGTCATCGCCGTCGGCCCCGGCGTGACCCGCCATGCAGTGGGCGATCATGTGGCCGTGGGCTGCCTGATCGATTCCTGCATGGATTGCGATCAGTGCCACAAGGGGGAGGAACAGATGTGCCGCAATGGCGCCACCGGCACTTATGGCGGACATGATCCGGTTTTCGGCACCCCCACTCGCGGCGGCTATTCCAAACACATCGTCGTGCGCGAGGAATTCGTGCTGCGCGTGCCGCAGGGGCTGGATGTGGCCCGCGCCGCGCCACTGCTTTGCGCCGGGATCACCTCCTATTCGCCTCTGCGCCGCTGGAACGTGCAAGCAGGATCGCGCGTGGGCGTGATCGGCCTTGGCGGACTGGGCCATATGGCGGTGAAACTGGCCGCTGCCATGGGTGCGCATGTCACGGTCATCAGCCGCACCGATGCGAAACGCGCCGATGCGCTGGCGCTGGGCGCGCACGCGCTGCTCGTGTCGGGCGATACCCAGGCCATGCGCAATGCCGCCAGCACGCTGGACCTGATTATCGACACCGTACCGGTTGAACACGATGCGCAGCCTTACCTGCCCCTGCTCGACATTGACGGTACGCTGGTGGTGGTCGGACAAGTCGGCGCGGTGGGCACGCTCAATTCGATCCCGCTGCTGTTCGGGCGGCGGCGTATTACTGGCTCGCCCATCGGCGGTATTGCCGAAACACAGGAAATGCTCGATTTCTGTGCGGAAAGGGGTGTCTTGCCCGATGTAGAAATGATCTCCATGGATGCCATCAACACGGCGTTCGATCGATTGGCTGTTGCCGATGTCCGTTATCGCTTCGTCATTGACATGGCATCGCTCGCCGCAGCGTAG
- a CDS encoding MEKHLA domain-containing protein, with translation MDWLPEKNLLPSPCTDIAAALWASSMVILAHGTEPDPIFFYANRTALTLFEIAAEDLIRMPSRLSAEPMERDERSLFLRAVAERNHISDYSGIRISRAGNRFRIAQATVWNLLDAGGTIHGQAACFGQWTPLERTP, from the coding sequence ATAGACTGGTTACCGGAAAAAAACCTGCTCCCCTCGCCATGTACCGATATTGCCGCGGCCTTGTGGGCTTCATCGATGGTTATTCTGGCACACGGGACAGAGCCCGATCCCATCTTCTTCTATGCCAACCGCACCGCGCTCACCCTGTTCGAGATCGCGGCCGAAGACCTGATCCGCATGCCATCGCGGCTGTCCGCCGAACCGATGGAGCGGGACGAACGGAGCCTGTTCCTGCGGGCGGTCGCAGAACGGAACCATATTTCGGATTATTCGGGCATACGTATTTCGCGCGCCGGAAACCGTTTCCGCATCGCGCAGGCGACGGTGTGGAACCTGCTTGACGCCGGGGGTACCATCCATGGGCAGGCCGCATGTTTTGGCCAGTGGACACCGCTTGAGAGAACGCCATGA
- a CDS encoding alpha/beta fold hydrolase: MTDTPKTMPYGEGQISYHEKGEGEVLFMLHGSGPGVTAWMNFGGNIPVFAEHYRCIAPDLPGYGGSSPVAGDPVGGAVEAVLHMMDQLGIESAYIVGNSYGAMVGGRFAANYPDRIKKLVTIGGIGVPLFSGFPYEGIARLSEFVENPTREMIVYWLRSMVYNPEMLTEELIESRLSVAQEPGAKETNARMYSRQVLDMIAAGMSGPDAVQGFAYLPKIQAPTLMTWGRDDRVNPLDIAMLPLRLIPNVELHVFSKCGHWAMIEQKAAFEQVVLGFLAR; this comes from the coding sequence ATGACCGATACGCCGAAAACCATGCCCTATGGCGAGGGCCAGATCAGCTATCACGAAAAGGGTGAAGGCGAAGTGCTGTTCATGCTGCATGGCTCCGGTCCCGGGGTTACGGCATGGATGAACTTTGGTGGTAATATTCCTGTTTTTGCTGAACATTATCGCTGCATTGCGCCCGATCTTCCGGGCTATGGCGGAAGCTCGCCCGTAGCTGGCGATCCGGTGGGCGGGGCCGTGGAAGCGGTGCTGCACATGATGGATCAACTCGGCATCGAAAGCGCCTATATCGTCGGCAATTCCTACGGTGCCATGGTGGGTGGCCGCTTCGCCGCCAATTATCCCGACCGTATCAAGAAGCTGGTGACGATCGGTGGCATTGGCGTGCCGCTGTTCTCGGGCTTCCCTTATGAAGGGATTGCCCGTCTCAGCGAGTTTGTCGAGAATCCCACGCGGGAAATGATCGTCTATTGGCTGCGGTCGATGGTCTACAATCCTGAAATGCTGACCGAAGAACTGATCGAATCGCGTCTTTCGGTCGCGCAGGAACCGGGGGCCAAGGAAACCAACGCGCGGATGTATTCGCGGCAGGTGCTCGATATGATCGCTGCAGGTATGAGCGGGCCGGATGCGGTGCAGGGCTTCGCCTATCTGCCGAAAATCCAGGCGCCGACGCTGATGACATGGGGCCGCGACGACCGCGTGAACCCGCTGGATATCGCGATGTTGCCCTTGCGCCTGATCCCTAATGTCGAACTGCACGTTTTCTCGAAGTGCGGTCATTGGGCGATGATCGAACAGAAAGCCGCGTTCGAGCAGGTCGTTCTCGGCTTCCTCGCACGCTGA
- a CDS encoding dihydroorotase, with product MTTAPELVLANGTIHTPSGPFVGDVAVAQGKIIGVGRYPDGARRIDCTGLDILPGVIDSQVHFREPGLEHKEDLETGSRAAVMGGVTAVFEMPNTSPNTDTADRVHDKLVRAHHRMWCDHAFYVGATADNAGELGELERIPGTAGVKIFMGASTGSLLVAEDENLRRVLANGVRRVAIHAEDEERMNARKDLRVEGDPSSHPVWRDDESAMLATQRILRLARETRRPIHILHITTPAELELIAQHRDIATCEVTPQHLTLAAEEAYPRIGTYAQMNPPIRSAAHRDGLWHWLRQGVPDVLGSDHAPHTREEKAKTYPASPSGMPGVQTLLPLMLDHVAKGNLTLDRLIDMTSAGVQRVFGLVGKGRIATGYDGDFTIVDRKGSFTVTEDWVESRCGWSPFTDMELQGRVIGTVVRGHVAMWEGQLGNQAVGEPLRFAGCL from the coding sequence ATGACCACCGCCCCCGAACTCGTCCTTGCCAATGGCACGATCCACACGCCGTCCGGCCCGTTTGTGGGCGATGTGGCGGTGGCGCAGGGCAAGATCATCGGGGTGGGGCGCTATCCCGATGGTGCCCGGCGAATCGATTGCACCGGGCTCGATATCCTGCCCGGGGTGATCGACAGCCAGGTCCACTTCCGCGAACCGGGGCTGGAACATAAGGAAGATCTCGAAACCGGCAGCCGCGCCGCCGTGATGGGCGGGGTAACGGCAGTGTTCGAAATGCCCAACACATCGCCCAATACCGACACGGCGGACCGCGTGCATGACAAGCTGGTGCGCGCGCATCACCGGATGTGGTGCGACCACGCCTTCTATGTCGGGGCGACCGCGGACAATGCCGGGGAACTGGGCGAACTGGAACGTATCCCGGGCACGGCCGGGGTGAAGATTTTCATGGGCGCGTCGACCGGTAGCCTGCTGGTGGCGGAGGACGAGAATCTGCGCCGCGTGCTGGCCAATGGCGTGCGCCGCGTGGCGATCCACGCGGAAGACGAGGAACGCATGAACGCGCGCAAGGACTTGCGCGTGGAAGGCGATCCGTCGAGCCATCCGGTCTGGCGCGACGATGAAAGCGCGATGCTGGCGACGCAGCGCATCCTGCGTCTGGCGCGCGAAACGCGCCGCCCGATCCACATTCTGCACATCACCACACCGGCGGAACTGGAACTGATCGCGCAGCACCGCGATATCGCGACCTGCGAGGTGACGCCGCAGCACCTGACGCTGGCGGCGGAAGAGGCCTATCCCCGGATCGGCACTTACGCCCAGATGAACCCGCCGATCCGCAGCGCGGCCCATCGCGATGGTCTGTGGCACTGGTTGCGGCAGGGCGTGCCCGATGTGCTCGGTTCCGATCACGCGCCGCACACGCGCGAGGAAAAGGCCAAGACCTACCCTGCCAGCCCCAGCGGGATGCCCGGCGTGCAGACCCTGTTGCCGCTGATGCTGGATCACGTGGCCAAAGGGAACCTGACGCTGGACCGGCTGATCGACATGACCAGCGCCGGGGTGCAGCGTGTGTTCGGGCTGGTTGGCAAGGGCCGGATCGCCACCGGCTATGACGGCGATTTCACCATTGTCGATCGCAAGGGCAGCTTCACCGTCACCGAAGATTGGGTGGAAAGCCGCTGCGGTTGGTCGCCCTTTACCGACATGGAATTGCAGGGCCGGGTGATCGGCACCGTGGTACGCGGCCACGTCGCCATGTGGGAAGGGCAACTGGGCAATCAGGCGGTGGGCGAACCGCTGCGCTTTGCCGGCTGCCTCTGA